A genome region from Pseudomonas sp. N3-W includes the following:
- a CDS encoding enoyl-CoA hydratase-related protein has protein sequence MTDAIQLERERGLLTLRLNRPDKKNALTRAMYSHLAEALKQADVDPEINAVLITGSAECFTAGNDIADFLQQPPGNLDSPVFHFMLNLLECRKPVIAAVAGAAVGIGTTMLLHCDLVYVSSDARLRMPFVNLGLCPEFGSSLILPRLLGHAKAAELLLLGEGFSGEQAAAWGIATEALGSGETALAKAREMALRFESLPLEAVRVSKHLMKAPDRALIRQVIEEEGVLFTQRLRSPEAVAALSGFINRH, from the coding sequence ATGACCGATGCCATCCAACTTGAGCGTGAACGCGGTCTGTTGACCCTGCGCCTCAACCGTCCCGACAAGAAAAACGCCCTGACCCGTGCCATGTACAGCCACTTGGCCGAGGCATTGAAACAGGCTGACGTTGATCCTGAAATCAACGCCGTGCTGATCACAGGCTCTGCCGAGTGCTTCACCGCCGGCAACGACATCGCCGATTTCCTCCAACAACCGCCGGGCAATCTCGACAGTCCGGTGTTCCATTTCATGCTCAATCTGCTCGAATGCCGCAAACCGGTGATCGCCGCCGTGGCCGGGGCCGCGGTAGGCATCGGCACGACCATGCTGCTGCATTGCGATCTGGTATATGTCAGCAGTGATGCGCGGCTGCGTATGCCGTTCGTCAACCTGGGGCTATGCCCGGAGTTCGGTTCCAGCCTCATCCTGCCGCGATTGCTTGGCCACGCAAAAGCCGCCGAATTACTCTTGCTCGGTGAAGGCTTCAGTGGTGAACAGGCTGCGGCGTGGGGCATTGCCACCGAAGCGTTGGGCAGTGGCGAAACGGCACTGGCCAAGGCGCGGGAGATGGCGTTGCGGTTTGAGTCGCTGCCATTGGAAGCGGTGCGGGTCAGCAAGCACTTGATGAAGGCGCCGGATCGGGCGTTGATTCGCCAGGTGATCGAAGAGGAGGGCGTGTTGTTTACCCAGCGATTGCGTTCACCGGAGGCGGTGGCGGCGTTGTCGGGGTTTATCAACAGGCACTGA
- a CDS encoding iron-sulfur-binding ferredoxin reductase has translation MPELRIGENRWTVAAGSNLLDALNQHGAAVPYSCRAGSCHACLVQCVQGLPADSRPDALSAEQRQQGWRLACQCQVIEDLQVQTFDPQRDGRPAEVAAVDWLSASVLRLRLTPQRPLRYSAGQHLVLWAGNVARPYSLASLPEEDRYLEFHLDCRQPGEFSDAARLLKIGDPVRLGELRGGALQYDPDWHSRPLWLLAAGTGLAPLFGVLREALRQDHQGAIRVIHLAHDADEHYLVKPLQAMAEGRANLSVELWTPAMLPAALAQLRLVSRQTLALLCGSPDSVDAFARRLYLAGLPRNQLLADVFLPRG, from the coding sequence ATGCCTGAGTTGCGTATCGGCGAAAATCGATGGACGGTGGCGGCGGGCAGCAACCTGCTCGATGCCTTGAATCAGCACGGTGCGGCGGTGCCCTACAGTTGCCGCGCCGGCAGTTGCCACGCGTGTCTGGTGCAGTGCGTCCAGGGCCTGCCTGCTGACAGTCGGCCCGATGCCTTGAGCGCTGAACAGCGTCAGCAAGGCTGGCGTCTGGCGTGCCAGTGTCAGGTGATCGAAGACTTGCAGGTGCAGACCTTCGATCCGCAGCGCGATGGTCGCCCGGCTGAAGTGGCCGCCGTTGACTGGTTGAGCGCCAGCGTGCTGCGTTTGCGCCTGACCCCGCAACGGCCGTTGCGCTACAGCGCCGGCCAGCATCTGGTGTTGTGGGCGGGCAACGTGGCCCGGCCATACTCGTTGGCCAGCTTGCCGGAAGAAGACCGTTATCTGGAGTTTCACCTCGATTGCCGCCAACCCGGCGAGTTCAGCGATGCGGCGCGCCTGTTGAAGATCGGCGATCCGGTCCGCCTCGGTGAACTGCGTGGCGGCGCTTTGCAATACGACCCCGACTGGCACAGCCGTCCACTGTGGCTGTTGGCTGCCGGTACAGGTCTGGCGCCGTTGTTCGGCGTATTGCGTGAAGCGCTGCGCCAGGATCATCAGGGCGCCATCCGGGTCATTCACCTGGCCCATGATGCGGATGAACACTATCTGGTCAAACCCCTGCAGGCCATGGCCGAGGGGCGTGCCAACCTGAGTGTCGAGCTGTGGACCCCGGCCATGTTGCCCGCGGCTTTGGCACAACTGCGGCTTGTTTCCCGGCAAACCCTGGCCTTACTCTGCGGTTCACCCGACAGCGTCGACGCCTTTGCCAGGCGTCTGTACCTGGCGGGACTGCCGCGCAATCAACTGCTGGCCGATGTGTTCTTGCCCCGTGGTTGA